One Burkholderia gladioli genomic window, AGAAAGCTGTTCTATATCACTCCGGTAGATCTCGAACTCGAACAACTGACCTCTTAAGCGACATGTGATTTTTTCGAACGTAAGCCCGATGAATCGACTGAATTGCCCGCGAAGAAACGCGTCTAAAGCAGCGATCAATGTCGTCTTTCCCGAGCCGTTTCGCGCAATCAAGACAGTCGCAGCGTATTTTGACGACAAGCCAACTGAACGATATCCGTAGAGTCCATCGATGGAAAAAAACTCAACGATTGAAGGTTGCATGGCCGACTGCACCGATTCACCCTGACTGCGATTTTCCATTTCTATAATTCCTTGTGCGGAGCCTTGAGCATACATCACCCCAGAGTTTCCGGAGGCTTCTTCAGCGCGTGTTGCTCTCTCCGGCGGTTGATCTCTGGACAAGATCTTTCGAGGCCCTTGCGGCCCGGAGAAGCAACGATGAGTAGCTATCCCCTCTGCCGATATCGGCAGGGTCATTGAAAACATGAGAGAGCGGTGGTTGAGCACGGATCAACTCAAACGACTCCTTCCCCCTAACTTGGTCGCCCCTTGCGGGCTGGTTGTTTTCGTTCGAATAGTGGCACCTCCCTGTCTGTCCCAGCGACCTACCGGAAAGCAATCGGCCTCCAATCAAATGCGCCCGTCCAAAATCGATCCCTTGCGGACAGGGGCATTTTGCCCTGTCCGAAAATAAGGGTTGAAATGTTTTGGACATTGCCTTACATTCGGACATCTATTTCGTACAGATTGAGTGCCCGATATGTCCCGAACCTTTGCCTATGCCCGTGTCAGTACGTCCGACCAGACCACCGCGAACCAGTTACGAGAGATCGAGGCGGCCGGCTTCTCGGTCGACAAGCGCCGCGTTGTGTCGGAAAGCATTTCGGGGAGCGTAAGCGCCGATCAGCGGCCGGGGTTTGCGCAGTTGCTCGTCAAGATGGAAGAAGGCGACGTGTTGATCGTGACGAAGCTCGACCGACTCGGCCGCAATGCGATGGACGTGCGGGCCACGGTCGAGGGATTGGCCGAACGCGGTATCCGGGTTCATTGTCTCGCCCTTGGCGGCGTCGATCTGACTAGCGCGGCCGGCCGGATGACGATGCAGGTGTTGAACGCGGTGGCCGAATTCGAGCGGGATCTGTTGATTGAGCGCACGCACGCTGGTATCGCTCGCGCGAAGGCGGAAGGCAAGGCGATGGGGCGGCCGTCCGCCCTGTCAAACGAGCAGCGGGCGGACGTGCTGCGCGAGTTGGACGCGGGGGCAAGCGTGGCCGCGCTTGCTCGGCGATTTGGCACGAGCCGCCAGACGATCATGCGGGTACGCGACGCAGTCTAAGCGGCGCGCGCCGTTCAACTCACGCCCTGCTAGAGCCCGACTCAGCAGACCAAGCAGACAGGTTGTCTGGCTCAGTTCGGCCATGAACCGTCATTCGACACGTTGACCACAATCGTCGACAATCGATTGATCGGATCATCCACTATGCACCATGTCTATCGACGTTCCGGGAACCGAAGGTTATGGCAAGCATGCCGATGTGTTGGCTAACGACTGGCGCAAGATTTCATTCGAAGACTGCCACCGACAAGTTTTACACCTGATCCCGAAAGCACCTTCACGCATTCTCGATGTAGGGGCGGGCATAGGCCGCGATGCTGCCGCATTGGCATTGATGGGTCACGCTGTCGTAGCGGTTGAGCCCGTCGACGAGCTACGGGCTGCTGCGACCAACTTCTATCCCGCTTCCAGCGTTGTCTGGCTGGACGATAGCCTGCCGGATCTCTGCCTCCTCGCCGAGAGAACAAACACGTTCGACGTTGTTATGGCTACCGCAGTGTGGATGCACCTCGACGAACTCCAACGTCGCCGAGGAATGGGCACCCTCTCTGACCTATTGGTCGATGGCGGCGTCCTCATTTTGTCGCTG contains:
- a CDS encoding recombinase family protein, coding for MSRTFAYARVSTSDQTTANQLREIEAAGFSVDKRRVVSESISGSVSADQRPGFAQLLVKMEEGDVLIVTKLDRLGRNAMDVRATVEGLAERGIRVHCLALGGVDLTSAAGRMTMQVLNAVAEFERDLLIERTHAGIARAKAEGKAMGRPSALSNEQRADVLRELDAGASVAALARRFGTSRQTIMRVRDAV
- a CDS encoding class I SAM-dependent methyltransferase; the encoded protein is MSIDVPGTEGYGKHADVLANDWRKISFEDCHRQVLHLIPKAPSRILDVGAGIGRDAAALALMGHAVVAVEPVDELRAAATNFYPASSVVWLDDSLPDLCLLAERTNTFDVVMATAVWMHLDELQRRRGMGTLSDLLVDGGVLILSLRHGPFPAGRRMFDVSAEDTIRLAEAHRLQLLLNVRSGSVQQANRDKGIVWTRLAFMK